The proteins below come from a single Benincasa hispida cultivar B227 chromosome 4, ASM972705v1, whole genome shotgun sequence genomic window:
- the LOC120075089 gene encoding uncharacterized protein LOC120075089: MAKAGAKKDEEATAVSIDTERESRKDREEANQGWIERDVDFVMVIVTFIATVAFQAGTNPPGGVWQEDKKVNGTDYIAGKSIMGTKSPSEYIKFMVGVTVCLAFSVIQLIVMLFNWYLKSWSIRRAILYMLMLLTITPMVVAFWSSLLALTPADLMTEIKAGFWSVIGVSLIVLPFVLLYYLTKKCL; this comes from the exons ATGGCAAAAGCAGGGGCCAAGAAGGATGAAGAGGCAACGGCAGTATCTATAGATACTGAAAGGGAAAGTAGAAAGGATAGAGAAGAGGCAAACCAGGGTTGGATAGAAAGAGATGTTGATTTTGTAATG GTGATAGTGACATTCATCGCAACGGTGGCATTCCAAGCGGGGACGAATCCACCGGGTGGCGTATGGCAAGAGGACAAGAAAGTGAACGGCACCGACTATATAGCAGGGAAATCAATAATGGGTACAAAATCACCTTCTGAGTACATAAAATTCATGGTGGGAGTGACAGTTTGTCTTGCATTTTCAGTGATACAGTTAATTGTCATGTTGTTCAACTGGTATCTCAAAAGTTGGTCGATTAGGAGGGCGATTCTCTACATGCTGATGTTATTAACAATAACGCCGATGGTTGTTGCCTTTTGGTCCTCTCTACTAGCTTTGACACCTGCAGATCTGATGACTGAGATCAAAGCTGGCTTCTGGAGTGTTATAGGAGTTTCTCTGATCGTCCTCCCCTTTGTTCTACTTTACTACCTAACCAAGAAATGTTTATGA